Proteins found in one Bremerella volcania genomic segment:
- a CDS encoding ABC transporter permease translates to MSAAAELAEQPVKPIKPATSQGFWATAWRYYRRRPMAMLGLYFVGFLALVAIFSPAIAGTKPIVCYYKGNIYFPCMGYFYAPWENAIFTTGDHFEKRYEPNLKAKDPNSWAIWPLVRQDPIERVRDDWFEGQPGNPDKADGKPTWQNLMGTDSNGVDVFSQLVHGTRVALLVGFVSMGIAGAVGITIGACAGYFGGWVDFVLSRFIEIILCVPTLILVIALLAIAEHPSIWQVVAVIGLTGWTGIARLTRAEFLKIKQIEYVAAAKAMGAGSLRIMFIHILRNALAPILVPISFGIAAAIFTESALSFLGIGADTLTPTWGRVLHEGQNNIRSMWWLIFFPGLAIFTTVLAYNLIGEGIQEATDPRTRDA, encoded by the coding sequence ATGAGTGCTGCAGCTGAACTCGCTGAACAACCGGTCAAGCCTATCAAGCCAGCGACCTCGCAAGGTTTCTGGGCGACTGCCTGGCGATACTATCGACGTCGCCCGATGGCCATGCTTGGGCTTTACTTCGTCGGCTTCCTGGCACTGGTCGCGATCTTCTCGCCAGCGATCGCCGGAACCAAGCCAATCGTCTGTTACTACAAAGGAAACATCTATTTCCCCTGCATGGGCTACTTTTACGCCCCGTGGGAAAACGCCATCTTCACCACCGGCGATCACTTCGAGAAACGTTACGAACCGAATCTCAAAGCGAAAGACCCCAACAGTTGGGCCATCTGGCCGCTGGTTCGCCAAGACCCGATCGAACGCGTCCGCGACGACTGGTTCGAAGGGCAGCCAGGCAATCCTGATAAAGCTGACGGCAAACCAACCTGGCAAAACCTGATGGGAACCGACTCGAACGGCGTCGACGTCTTCTCGCAGCTAGTGCATGGAACCCGCGTCGCGCTGCTGGTCGGCTTCGTTTCGATGGGCATCGCTGGGGCCGTCGGCATTACGATTGGTGCCTGTGCCGGCTACTTCGGCGGCTGGGTCGACTTTGTTCTTTCCCGGTTCATCGAAATCATTCTCTGCGTTCCCACGTTGATCCTGGTGATCGCCCTGCTGGCCATCGCCGAGCATCCCAGCATCTGGCAGGTCGTGGCCGTAATCGGTCTGACCGGATGGACCGGCATCGCCCGGTTGACGCGGGCCGAGTTCCTCAAGATCAAGCAGATCGAGTACGTCGCCGCGGCGAAAGCCATGGGAGCCGGGTCGCTGCGAATTATGTTCATTCACATCCTGCGAAACGCCCTGGCCCCGATTCTCGTGCCGATCAGCTTCGGCATTGCCGCGGCCATTTTCACCGAGAGCGCGCTGAGCTTCCTGGGCATCGGTGCCGACACGTTGACTCCCACCTGGGGACGCGTGCTGCACGAAGGACAGAACAACATCCGTTCGATGTGGTGGCTGATCTTCTTTCCTGGGCTGGCCATTTTCACCACCGTGCTGGCTTACAACTTAATCGGCGAAGGCATCCAGGAAGCCACCGACCCACGAACCCGCGACGCCTAA
- a CDS encoding ABC transporter ATP-binding protein, translated as MTQTLLKVDNLRTYFHGEEIVKAVDGISFQLEEGETLGIVGESGSGKSVTSLSIMQLLARSAKIEDGSISFLGTDLVRLPDPAMRKIRGKDISMIFQEPMTSLNPVFTVGSQVMEAIRLHQDLSKKEARERTIQLFEEVGIPDPHKRVDYYPHQMSGGQKQRVMIAMALSCNPKLLIADEPTTALDVTIQAQILDILRQLRDSRGMSILFITHDLGVIAEIADHVLVMYRGNIVENGNIRQIFENPQHPYTKGLLACRPRLDTKYRRLPTVSDFMESKTTESGVEIVEKEMSQEKFDQLMVEGRGRLLHPKQALMEMGHPWEEGAYAADTNAVGDNERPLLSVRGLKVHFPIRKGIFSRVSGHVKAVDGIDFDVYRGQTLGLVGESGCGKTTTGRAILRLIEPTDGIVEFEGKNVRNLSGGTLREMRKRIQIIFQDPYGSLNPRMTIEAAICEPMVIQKIGKTKKEQRDRAAYLMQEVGMNPDHLRRYPHEFSGGQRQRICIARALAVEPDFLVCDESVSALDVSVQAQVLNLLKDLQEKRGLTYIFISHDLSVVKFMADMMAVMNEGKIVEFGPAEAIYADPKEEYTRKLINATPRDDLEHIDKRQAERQEAKAARLKSVASV; from the coding sequence ATGACCCAAACCCTGCTCAAAGTCGACAACCTGCGGACCTACTTCCATGGCGAGGAAATCGTCAAGGCCGTGGACGGCATCTCCTTTCAACTCGAAGAAGGAGAAACGCTGGGTATCGTCGGCGAATCAGGCTCCGGCAAGTCGGTCACGTCGCTGTCGATCATGCAGCTGTTGGCCCGCAGCGCGAAGATCGAGGACGGGTCGATCTCGTTCCTGGGAACCGATCTGGTGCGCCTCCCGGATCCGGCGATGCGGAAGATTCGCGGCAAAGACATCAGCATGATCTTCCAGGAACCGATGACGTCGCTGAACCCTGTATTCACCGTCGGTTCGCAGGTCATGGAAGCAATTCGCCTGCATCAGGACCTCAGCAAGAAGGAAGCCCGCGAGCGAACGATTCAGCTGTTCGAAGAGGTCGGCATTCCCGATCCCCACAAACGCGTCGACTATTACCCGCACCAGATGTCTGGCGGGCAGAAGCAGCGGGTAATGATCGCCATGGCCCTCAGCTGCAATCCCAAGCTGCTGATCGCCGACGAACCGACGACTGCCTTGGACGTCACCATCCAGGCCCAGATCCTCGACATCCTCCGTCAACTGCGCGACAGCCGCGGTATGTCCATTCTGTTCATCACGCACGACCTGGGTGTGATCGCGGAGATCGCCGACCATGTACTGGTCATGTACCGCGGCAACATCGTCGAGAATGGCAACATCCGCCAGATCTTCGAGAACCCTCAGCACCCATACACCAAGGGGCTTTTGGCCTGTCGTCCGCGTCTCGACACGAAGTATCGCCGGCTGCCCACCGTCAGCGACTTCATGGAATCGAAGACGACCGAATCCGGCGTCGAGATCGTCGAGAAGGAGATGTCGCAGGAGAAATTCGATCAGCTTATGGTCGAAGGACGAGGGCGACTGCTGCATCCCAAGCAGGCCCTCATGGAAATGGGACACCCTTGGGAAGAAGGCGCCTACGCGGCCGATACCAACGCCGTCGGCGACAACGAGCGGCCGCTGCTTTCGGTGCGGGGATTGAAGGTTCACTTCCCGATACGCAAAGGTATTTTCTCGCGGGTTAGCGGCCACGTGAAGGCGGTCGACGGCATTGACTTCGATGTCTATCGCGGCCAGACGCTTGGCCTGGTCGGCGAATCAGGCTGCGGCAAAACCACCACCGGCCGGGCCATTCTGCGGCTGATCGAACCAACCGACGGTATCGTTGAGTTTGAAGGGAAGAACGTCCGCAACCTGAGTGGGGGCACTCTGCGCGAGATGCGGAAGAGGATTCAGATCATCTTCCAAGATCCGTACGGCAGCTTGAACCCGCGTATGACCATCGAGGCCGCCATCTGCGAACCAATGGTCATTCAGAAGATTGGCAAGACGAAGAAGGAACAGCGGGATCGCGCGGCGTATCTGATGCAGGAAGTGGGGATGAATCCCGATCACCTCCGCCGCTACCCGCACGAGTTCTCCGGCGGCCAGCGACAGCGCATCTGCATCGCCCGGGCCCTGGCCGTCGAGCCAGACTTTCTCGTCTGCGACGAATCGGTCTCGGCCCTCGACGTCTCGGTCCAAGCCCAGGTACTCAACCTGCTGAAAGACCTGCAAGAGAAACGGGGCCTGACCTACATCTTCATCAGCCACGATCTGAGCGTGGTCAAATTCATGGCCGACATGATGGCCGTGATGAACGAAGGGAAGATCGTCGAGTTCGGCCCCGCCGAAGCAATCTATGCCGACCCGAAAGAGGAATATACCCGCAAACTCATCAACGCCACCCCGCGGGACGATCTCGAGCACATCGACAAGCGACAAGCCGAACGGCAAGAGGCGAAAGCTGCCCGGCTGAAATCGGTGGCTTCGGTCTAG
- a CDS encoding DMT family protein: MSTILTTAFLLALSNIFMTFAWYAHLKDLSAKPWIIAVLVSWGIAFFEYLIQVPANRIGFTRMDLGQLKILQEAITLTVFIPFAIYYMKQPLRLDFLWAGLCICGAVYFIFRGNVSVAQ; the protein is encoded by the coding sequence ATGTCGACGATTCTGACGACGGCGTTTTTGCTGGCGCTGTCCAACATTTTCATGACGTTTGCCTGGTACGCTCATCTGAAGGATCTGTCGGCAAAGCCGTGGATCATCGCGGTGTTGGTCAGCTGGGGGATCGCCTTTTTCGAGTACCTGATCCAGGTACCGGCCAACCGCATTGGCTTTACCCGGATGGACCTGGGGCAACTCAAAATCCTGCAGGAAGCGATCACACTGACGGTCTTCATCCCCTTCGCGATTTACTACATGAAGCAGCCGCTGCGGCTGGATTTCCTCTGGGCCGGGCTGTGTATCTGCGGGGCGGTTTACTTTATCTTTCGGGGGAACGTTTCCGTTGCCCAATAG
- the rlmN gene encoding 23S rRNA (adenine(2503)-C(2))-methyltransferase RlmN: protein MPHWYDVTAWNERFGNDSQTVHSLRKFRTRWLKQGWSFADALSEVAPSVAAVLQSEIEPHPLALAERLDSQLDGATKLLFRTDQGLMIESVILRAGTGRTSLCISSQIGCAAACRFCATGQMGIARNLSAAQILDQVVQANQLLREEDRRVRNIVFMGMGEPLHNPANLHEVITALTSPLLFDYSQQRLLVSTVGIPDEMLRLDERFPSVNLALSLHSANDLVRQDLIPLAKSVSLSRLKETLLQLQLSDRRQVMIEYLMLEDRTDRVEDAEKLIGFLKNIHAHVNLIPYNSIDGADHLRGSTQAARDRFAELLKQAGFPVTIRYSLGADIAAACGQLIQRENREIAKQLRANPAAT from the coding sequence ATGCCGCATTGGTACGACGTCACAGCCTGGAACGAGCGATTCGGAAACGACTCGCAGACCGTCCATTCCCTCCGCAAATTTCGTACGCGGTGGCTGAAGCAGGGGTGGTCTTTCGCAGACGCGCTCTCGGAAGTAGCCCCCAGTGTGGCGGCTGTCTTACAATCCGAGATCGAGCCCCATCCCCTCGCGCTGGCCGAGCGACTCGACTCGCAGCTGGACGGGGCCACGAAACTCCTCTTTCGCACCGACCAGGGGCTGATGATCGAGTCGGTCATTCTGCGGGCCGGCACCGGACGGACGTCGCTGTGCATCTCGTCCCAAATCGGCTGTGCGGCCGCTTGTCGCTTTTGTGCCACCGGGCAAATGGGGATAGCACGGAATCTTTCGGCGGCCCAGATCCTCGACCAGGTCGTTCAGGCCAATCAACTGCTGCGCGAGGAAGACCGCCGGGTACGGAACATCGTCTTCATGGGGATGGGGGAACCGCTGCACAACCCGGCGAACCTCCACGAAGTGATCACTGCGCTGACGTCACCCCTGCTGTTCGACTATTCGCAGCAGCGTCTGCTCGTTTCGACCGTGGGCATCCCCGACGAAATGCTACGACTCGACGAGCGATTCCCGAGCGTCAACCTGGCACTTAGCTTGCATAGTGCCAATGATCTCGTCCGCCAAGATCTGATTCCGCTGGCCAAAAGTGTCTCGCTGAGCCGCTTGAAAGAGACCCTTTTGCAGCTTCAACTCAGCGATCGGCGGCAAGTCATGATCGAATACCTCATGCTGGAGGATCGCACCGATCGCGTGGAGGATGCCGAAAAACTGATTGGTTTCCTGAAAAACATCCACGCACATGTGAACTTGATCCCTTACAATTCGATCGACGGTGCCGATCATCTGCGGGGAAGCACTCAAGCAGCACGAGACCGTTTCGCAGAGCTGCTGAAACAAGCAGGTTTCCCCGTCACCATCCGCTATTCGCTGGGGGCCGACATCGCCGCCGCGTGCGGACAGCTGATTCAGCGCGAGAACCGCGAGATCGCCAAGCAATTGCGAGCCAACCCAGCCGCCACCTGA
- the metG gene encoding methionine--tRNA ligase: MARRILVTSALPYANGPIHIGHLVEYIQTDIWVRFQKLAGNDCRYFCADDTHGTAIMISAQKNGVTEEEFIAKMSGEHQQDFAGFGVQFDNYGSTHSDENRALCAEFWQSLRDADLVVEKDVHQLFDPEKKTFLADRFVRGTCPKCGAENQPGDNCSKCGAAYTPADLIDPKSTLSGATPELKTAKHLFVQLEKLHAFLDEWTQSGQHLQDEVANYLKGHFLHDELRDWDISRPGPYFGFEIPDSPGDYWYVWFDAPIGYIASTWQWCKANGEDLAKWWKNPETEVHHFIGKDITYFHTLFWPGMLKTAGYNLPTKVHIHGFLTVDGKKMSKSEGTFVKAATYLKHLDPSYLRYFYASKLGPRLDDLDMNLEEFADKINSDLIGKVVNLASRTAKFVEKTGLSAEYPDDGGLFQKGAAAGDQIAKAYEDCDLNKAMRLILELADAANPYIEANKPWELRKDPANAQQLQDVCTVGLNLFRQIVVYLSPVLPTLAEQTGQLLNEPITSWDQAKTPLTGTGVNKFNHLMKRVEADKVKAMIDDSKEEAAAEAPAENNQADETAAKFNDSAQPMVDEPMAEECTIDDFVKVDLRVARVLSAEQVPEARKLLKLTLGLGGDHRKQVFAGIKAAYEPEDLVGRLVVMVANLKPRQMKFGLSEGMVCASGPGGEEVFLLSPDEGAKPGQRIH, encoded by the coding sequence ATGGCACGACGCATTTTGGTCACCTCTGCCCTGCCTTACGCGAATGGGCCGATCCATATCGGGCACCTGGTGGAATACATCCAGACCGATATCTGGGTCCGCTTTCAGAAGCTGGCAGGCAACGATTGCCGTTATTTCTGCGCCGACGATACGCACGGCACGGCGATCATGATCAGCGCTCAGAAGAATGGAGTGACCGAAGAAGAGTTCATCGCCAAGATGAGCGGAGAACATCAACAGGACTTCGCCGGGTTTGGGGTCCAGTTCGATAACTATGGCTCGACCCACAGCGACGAGAATCGCGCGCTGTGCGCCGAGTTCTGGCAGTCGCTGCGCGATGCCGATCTGGTCGTCGAGAAAGACGTGCACCAGCTGTTCGATCCCGAGAAGAAAACCTTCCTGGCCGATCGATTTGTGCGCGGTACGTGTCCGAAATGCGGGGCAGAGAACCAACCCGGCGATAACTGTTCCAAGTGTGGTGCCGCCTACACGCCAGCTGACTTGATCGACCCGAAGAGTACGCTTTCCGGCGCGACGCCAGAGCTGAAGACCGCCAAACACTTGTTCGTGCAGTTGGAGAAGCTGCATGCCTTCCTCGACGAGTGGACGCAAAGCGGGCAGCACCTGCAGGATGAAGTCGCCAACTATCTGAAGGGGCATTTCCTGCACGACGAGCTTCGCGACTGGGACATCTCGCGGCCAGGCCCTTACTTCGGTTTCGAGATCCCCGACAGCCCCGGCGACTACTGGTACGTCTGGTTCGACGCCCCAATCGGCTACATTGCCTCGACCTGGCAGTGGTGCAAGGCCAACGGCGAAGACCTGGCCAAGTGGTGGAAAAACCCCGAGACGGAAGTGCATCACTTCATTGGCAAAGACATCACGTACTTCCACACGCTCTTCTGGCCCGGCATGCTCAAGACGGCCGGTTACAATCTGCCCACCAAGGTTCACATCCACGGCTTCCTGACGGTCGACGGGAAGAAGATGTCCAAGAGCGAGGGAACGTTCGTCAAAGCGGCGACCTACCTGAAGCACCTGGACCCGTCTTACTTGCGGTACTTCTATGCTTCGAAGCTGGGCCCGAGACTGGATGACCTCGACATGAATCTCGAGGAGTTCGCCGACAAGATCAACTCCGACTTGATTGGCAAGGTCGTGAACCTGGCGTCGCGGACGGCGAAGTTTGTCGAGAAGACCGGGCTTTCGGCCGAGTACCCGGACGACGGCGGCTTGTTCCAAAAGGGGGCCGCTGCTGGCGATCAAATTGCCAAGGCGTACGAAGACTGCGACCTGAACAAGGCGATGCGGTTAATCCTGGAGTTGGCCGACGCGGCGAATCCTTACATCGAAGCGAACAAACCGTGGGAGCTACGTAAGGATCCGGCCAACGCCCAGCAGTTGCAGGACGTGTGCACGGTCGGCCTAAACTTATTCCGGCAGATCGTTGTGTACCTGTCGCCGGTGCTGCCGACGCTGGCCGAGCAAACCGGCCAGCTATTGAACGAGCCGATCACCAGTTGGGATCAGGCCAAGACGCCACTTACCGGCACCGGGGTGAACAAATTCAATCACTTGATGAAACGTGTAGAAGCAGACAAGGTGAAAGCCATGATCGACGATAGCAAGGAAGAAGCAGCCGCCGAAGCTCCGGCCGAGAATAACCAGGCCGACGAGACCGCGGCGAAGTTCAACGACAGTGCCCAGCCGATGGTCGACGAGCCGATGGCCGAAGAGTGCACGATCGACGACTTCGTGAAGGTCGACCTCCGCGTGGCCCGCGTCCTTTCGGCCGAGCAAGTGCCGGAAGCGCGCAAGCTGTTGAAGCTGACCCTGGGTCTGGGGGGCGACCATCGCAAACAGGTCTTCGCCGGCATCAAAGCCGCCTACGAACCGGAAGACCTGGTTGGCAGGTTGGTGGTGATGGTTGCGAACCTGAAGCCGCGTCAGATGAAGTTCGGCCTCAGCGAAGGCATGGTCTGCGCCAGCGGTCCTGGCGGGGAAGAAGTTTTCCTGCTCAGCCCTGATGAAGGAGCGAAGCCGGGACAGCGGATTCATTAG
- a CDS encoding sulfatase family protein yields MALVKQLRMVVTLSLVLLLLGVQETLWAQDARPPNVIVILCDNLGYGDVGCYGSKVHRTPSLDQMAAEGMKFTDLYAASGVCTPSRAALLTGCYPPRVDMHKSDTGGAVLQPVSPKGLSPSEITIAELLKTKGYATTIIGKWHLGDQLPFLPTRQGFDSFYGIPYSDDMTPREGKPWPDLPLMRDEVVIDAPVDLNEATRLYTLEAIRFITDNRNRPFFLYLPQAMPGSTRAPYASEAFRGKSENGPWGDSVEELDWSTGQILKTLKLLQLEERTLVIWTSDNGAPRRSPVQGSNEPLKGWGYTTAEGGMRVPTIAWWPGTIPGGTECAEVASLMDLYPTIAHLAGAPLPHDRMIDGKDILPLLKGTPGAKSPHEAFYYYMFDQLQAVRSGDWKLYLPLPSVKGGWQQEKEAFARPRLFNLKEDLQETNDVAKQNPQIVEQMLLLAAKIQADLGDDENPGPGRRPAGHFASPTARVLPK; encoded by the coding sequence ATGGCATTGGTGAAACAGCTTCGCATGGTTGTGACGCTATCGCTGGTCTTGCTGCTGTTGGGCGTGCAAGAGACTTTATGGGCTCAGGATGCGCGTCCGCCCAATGTGATCGTGATCTTGTGCGACAACCTCGGCTATGGGGACGTCGGTTGCTACGGATCGAAGGTGCATCGCACACCCAGTCTCGACCAGATGGCCGCCGAAGGGATGAAGTTCACCGACCTTTATGCGGCCAGTGGCGTGTGCACGCCGTCGCGGGCAGCGCTTCTGACGGGCTGCTATCCACCGCGGGTCGATATGCACAAAAGCGACACCGGGGGAGCCGTCTTGCAGCCCGTTTCACCGAAGGGACTTTCCCCAAGCGAAATCACAATTGCCGAACTGTTAAAAACCAAGGGGTACGCCACCACGATCATCGGCAAGTGGCATCTGGGAGATCAGCTGCCGTTTCTGCCGACGCGGCAAGGGTTCGACTCGTTTTATGGCATTCCGTACAGCGACGACATGACGCCGCGAGAAGGCAAGCCGTGGCCTGATCTCCCGCTAATGCGTGATGAAGTGGTCATCGACGCTCCGGTCGATCTCAACGAGGCTACGCGGTTGTACACGCTGGAAGCGATTCGCTTCATCACCGATAACCGCAACCGCCCCTTCTTCCTTTACTTGCCCCAGGCCATGCCAGGCAGTACACGTGCTCCCTACGCCAGCGAAGCGTTTCGGGGAAAGAGCGAGAACGGACCGTGGGGAGATTCGGTCGAGGAACTCGATTGGTCGACCGGTCAGATTCTGAAGACCCTTAAGTTGCTTCAGCTTGAGGAGCGAACTCTCGTCATCTGGACGAGCGACAATGGTGCCCCGCGCCGCAGTCCCGTCCAGGGATCGAACGAGCCCCTGAAGGGCTGGGGGTACACTACCGCGGAAGGAGGCATGCGCGTTCCGACGATTGCCTGGTGGCCGGGAACGATACCTGGCGGAACCGAGTGCGCGGAGGTCGCCTCGCTGATGGATCTTTATCCGACGATCGCTCACCTGGCCGGGGCGCCGCTGCCGCACGATCGCATGATCGATGGGAAGGACATTCTGCCGCTGTTGAAAGGGACGCCGGGGGCGAAGTCGCCCCACGAGGCGTTCTACTACTATATGTTCGATCAGCTTCAGGCCGTCCGTAGCGGCGACTGGAAGTTGTATCTCCCGCTGCCAAGCGTGAAAGGAGGCTGGCAGCAAGAGAAGGAAGCCTTCGCTCGGCCACGGCTCTTCAATTTGAAAGAGGATCTGCAGGAAACCAACGACGTGGCCAAGCAGAACCCCCAGATTGTCGAGCAAATGCTGCTGCTGGCCGCGAAGATCCAGGCCGATCTTGGCGACGACGAGAACCCCGGCCCCGGTCGCCGTCCAGCGGGACATTTCGCCAGCCCAACGGCCCGCGTCTTGCCGAAATAG
- a CDS encoding sulfatase-like hydrolase/transferase: MKILSALALSCIALAGSALGADHRPNIVWLSCEDISPHIGCFGDAHAITPNIDQLATEGVRYTNTFTTAGVCAPCRSGIITGMYQTSLGSQHMRCTATLPDEIKPFPVYMREAGYYCTNNSKQDYQFRTPKGTWDDSSGKAHWRNRPDKSQPFFSVFNFTGCHESGIASKGKYESVTKVLTPEQRQDPEKLQLPPYYPDPPVVREDWKRNYELITAMDHWAGNLIQQLKDDGLYDDTIVMFWSDHGVGLPRAKRWLYDSGTHIPLVVRIPEKFRVDGQGLPGEVNDQLVSSIDFGPTVLTLAGAQVPKYMQGQTFLGEDVRPRDYVYGARDRMDERYDIIRMVRDKRFQYIRNYEPLKTYYQYMNTPEKGATMSELRRLHEKGELPAEAEYYFSATKPVEELYDCQADPHEVHNLAADPKYADVLKRMRGAHRQWVLDTRDTGLIPEPILVNRSKQVGSEYAVLRQPGNDKLNQRLATVAVLASEGESALPKLIQAMKDEDDAVRYWAATGIGNIGEPAREYAAGIVQAALADESSAVRTAAARALCRMRMPEDALPVLVKEMTTGGQWERLQAAIVLDEIDEQARPVLQEMKQGLEYQKGFNSDGKYRVRVTNRALNELQGTENTVP, encoded by the coding sequence ATGAAAATCTTGTCTGCGCTCGCCCTGTCGTGCATTGCTCTGGCTGGATCTGCACTGGGTGCCGATCATCGTCCCAATATCGTCTGGCTTTCGTGCGAAGACATCAGCCCGCATATCGGCTGCTTCGGTGACGCGCACGCGATCACCCCGAACATCGATCAGCTGGCCACCGAAGGCGTACGTTACACCAACACGTTTACGACCGCCGGCGTATGTGCTCCTTGCCGGAGCGGGATCATCACCGGCATGTACCAGACGTCGCTTGGTTCGCAGCATATGCGCTGCACGGCGACATTGCCTGACGAGATCAAACCGTTTCCTGTGTATATGCGTGAAGCAGGCTATTACTGCACGAACAACTCGAAGCAGGATTATCAGTTCCGCACGCCCAAGGGAACCTGGGACGACTCATCCGGGAAAGCCCATTGGCGGAACCGACCTGACAAGTCGCAGCCGTTCTTTTCGGTGTTCAACTTCACCGGTTGTCACGAGTCGGGCATTGCCTCGAAGGGTAAATATGAATCGGTCACGAAAGTGCTGACGCCTGAGCAGCGACAAGATCCCGAGAAGCTGCAGCTGCCCCCTTACTATCCCGACCCGCCGGTCGTGCGCGAGGACTGGAAACGCAACTACGAGCTGATCACGGCCATGGATCACTGGGCCGGCAACTTGATTCAGCAGTTGAAAGACGATGGGCTGTACGACGATACGATCGTCATGTTCTGGTCCGATCACGGAGTCGGCCTGCCGCGGGCCAAACGCTGGTTGTACGATTCCGGCACGCACATTCCCCTGGTCGTTCGGATTCCGGAAAAGTTTCGCGTTGACGGCCAGGGTCTGCCTGGCGAGGTGAACGACCAGCTGGTCAGTTCGATCGACTTCGGCCCGACGGTGCTGACACTGGCCGGTGCCCAGGTGCCTAAGTACATGCAAGGGCAAACGTTCCTGGGCGAAGACGTCAGGCCGCGCGACTACGTTTATGGGGCACGCGACCGCATGGACGAGCGGTACGACATCATCCGCATGGTGCGCGACAAGCGTTTCCAATACATCCGCAACTACGAGCCCCTGAAAACGTACTATCAGTACATGAATACGCCGGAGAAAGGGGCGACGATGAGCGAGCTTCGTCGTTTGCATGAAAAGGGAGAGTTGCCAGCCGAAGCGGAATACTACTTCTCGGCCACTAAGCCGGTCGAAGAACTGTACGATTGTCAGGCCGATCCGCACGAGGTACACAACCTGGCCGCCGATCCAAAGTACGCCGATGTCCTCAAACGCATGCGGGGCGCTCATCGGCAATGGGTGCTCGACACGCGTGATACGGGACTGATCCCTGAGCCGATCCTCGTGAATCGGTCGAAGCAAGTGGGAAGCGAATACGCGGTTCTCCGGCAGCCTGGCAATGACAAGTTGAACCAGCGCCTCGCCACGGTTGCCGTTCTGGCTTCCGAAGGGGAATCGGCACTCCCGAAACTGATTCAGGCCATGAAGGACGAAGACGATGCCGTGCGCTACTGGGCGGCAACCGGGATCGGCAATATTGGCGAGCCGGCTCGCGAGTATGCCGCGGGAATCGTTCAGGCAGCTTTGGCGGATGAGTCCTCCGCCGTGCGAACTGCCGCCGCCAGGGCCCTGTGTCGCATGCGAATGCCGGAGGATGCCTTGCCGGTACTAGTCAAGGAAATGACCACGGGCGGGCAGTGGGAACGCTTGCAGGCAGCGATCGTCCTGGACGAAATCGACGAGCAGGCTCGCCCCGTGCTTCAGGAGATGAAACAGGGGCTGGAGTATCAAAAGGGCTTCAATTCGGATGGCAAGTACCGCGTTCGCGTCACGAACCGGGCCTTGAATGAACTACAGGGAACCGAGAACACGGTTCCCTAA
- a CDS encoding sugar phosphate isomerase/epimerase family protein: protein MHAMNRRQMLQASLAASAAVGLGSSLAAQQASPSRWKLITFTKFLQPLSYDEMAERVAAIGFEGIEAPIRTGGHIEPENVAEELPKFVEALKKQGLTIDILTSSINSIDSPNAEETLKVAKELGIPRYRMSYYKYDLKKPVTRQLREAGAQLKDLAAMNEEIGIQAVYQNHSGSHYVGAPVWDIMQLVRQYDPKVVSMAFDIGHARVEGNTSWPIQWNLVQSHLGSVYIKDFKGNGGRPAWCSVTEGELPGEFWKLLKASDYNGPISLHVEYLHGEEAKQVSNHIAAMKRDLAWLKQKLAS from the coding sequence ATGCACGCAATGAATCGACGACAGATGCTTCAGGCTTCTTTGGCGGCTTCGGCCGCGGTGGGCCTGGGTAGTTCCCTTGCGGCTCAGCAGGCTTCACCCAGCCGCTGGAAGCTGATTACGTTTACCAAGTTCCTGCAGCCGCTGAGCTATGACGAGATGGCCGAGCGGGTCGCCGCGATCGGCTTTGAAGGCATCGAGGCCCCCATCCGCACCGGCGGCCATATCGAACCTGAGAACGTTGCGGAGGAATTGCCGAAGTTCGTCGAAGCACTCAAGAAGCAGGGGCTGACGATCGACATTCTGACGTCCAGCATTAACAGCATCGATTCCCCCAACGCGGAAGAGACGCTAAAGGTCGCCAAAGAACTGGGCATCCCGCGGTATCGCATGTCGTACTACAAGTATGACCTCAAGAAACCGGTAACCCGTCAACTGCGTGAAGCGGGTGCCCAACTGAAAGACCTGGCGGCGATGAACGAGGAGATCGGCATTCAGGCCGTCTATCAGAATCACTCCGGCAGCCACTACGTCGGTGCCCCGGTCTGGGACATCATGCAGTTGGTGCGTCAGTACGATCCGAAGGTGGTGTCGATGGCTTTCGATATCGGCCATGCCCGCGTCGAAGGAAACACATCGTGGCCTATCCAATGGAACCTCGTCCAGTCGCACCTTGGCTCGGTCTACATCAAGGATTTTAAAGGGAACGGCGGCCGGCCGGCGTGGTGCTCGGTCACTGAAGGGGAACTTCCTGGCGAGTTCTGGAAGCTGCTCAAAGCGAGCGACTACAACGGACCAATTTCGCTGCACGTCGAGTACCTGCATGGCGAAGAAGCGAAACAGGTATCCAATCATATCGCGGCGATGAAACGGGACCTGGCCTGGCTCAAGCAGAAGCTGGCGTCTTAG